One stretch of Clavibacter californiensis DNA includes these proteins:
- a CDS encoding VOC family protein, translated as MPDLLSAATTMGPVTLLVGDLDRMTAYYRDAVGLEQLHEGTESTTLGRGGVPAVVLEPASGLDLPSPGNAGLFHTAVLFDEPAALARSVASLAQRAPGTFTGSADHLVSRAFYFTDPEGNGVELYTDRPRDEWTWQDGRIVMDSLRLDPNAFLRDELAPVSDAASDAAGIGHVHLQVGDTEQASAFYVDTLGFELVAGWHGSAIFVSAGGYHHHMAMNTWNSRGAGRRPATLGLGTVRIEVPTRDEVEAVDARLRASGVATRDDGRELAFEDPWGNALVLSAA; from the coding sequence ATGCCCGACCTGCTCTCCGCCGCCACGACCATGGGACCCGTGACCCTCCTGGTCGGCGACCTCGACCGGATGACCGCCTACTACCGCGACGCCGTGGGGCTCGAGCAGCTGCACGAGGGCACGGAGTCCACGACGCTCGGGCGCGGGGGAGTGCCCGCGGTCGTCCTCGAACCCGCGAGCGGCCTCGACCTGCCGAGCCCCGGGAACGCCGGCCTCTTCCACACGGCCGTGCTCTTCGACGAGCCCGCCGCGCTCGCCCGCTCCGTCGCCTCGCTCGCGCAGCGCGCCCCCGGCACCTTCACCGGCAGCGCCGACCACCTCGTGAGCCGCGCGTTCTACTTCACCGACCCCGAGGGCAACGGCGTCGAGCTGTACACCGACCGTCCGCGCGACGAGTGGACGTGGCAGGACGGCCGGATCGTCATGGACTCGCTCCGGCTCGACCCGAACGCGTTCCTCCGGGACGAGCTCGCACCCGTCTCCGACGCCGCCTCCGACGCGGCCGGCATCGGCCACGTGCACCTGCAGGTGGGCGACACGGAGCAGGCGTCCGCCTTCTACGTCGACACGCTGGGCTTCGAGCTCGTCGCGGGCTGGCACGGATCCGCGATCTTCGTCTCCGCGGGCGGGTACCACCACCACATGGCCATGAACACGTGGAACAGCAGGGGCGCCGGCCGCCGTCCCGCCACGCTCGGGCTCGGCACCGTGCGGATCGAGGTCCCCACGCGCGACGAGGTCGAGGCGGTGGACGCGCGCCTCCGCGCGTCGGGCGTCGCCACGCGCGACGACGGACGGGAGCTCGCCTTCGAGGACCCGTGGGGCAACGCCCTGGTGCTGTCCGCCGCCTGA
- a CDS encoding SGNH/GDSL hydrolase family protein, whose translation MTEPHPWRRYVALGDSFTEGIGDPEPGSPGGHRGWADRVAEVLASQVEGFSYANLAIRGRLLGQIADEQVEPALALHPDLVSLSAGGNDILRPGADPDRLAERLDQMVARLSSEGATVVLFTGTDVKFSPVFGRLRGKVAIYNEDIRAVAARHDCIVADQWSLTEIQDPRMWDVDRLHLAPLGHHTVARMVLQALAVENDLEPLKPEPLPPRTWSQARAGDIDWARSYFVPWVLRRLRHQSSGDGRTAKRPDASPLSRVDAGS comes from the coding sequence ATGACCGAGCCCCACCCCTGGCGCCGCTACGTCGCCCTCGGCGACTCCTTCACGGAGGGCATCGGCGACCCCGAGCCGGGCAGCCCCGGCGGGCACCGCGGCTGGGCCGACCGGGTGGCCGAGGTGCTGGCCAGCCAGGTCGAGGGCTTCTCCTACGCGAACCTCGCGATCCGCGGGCGACTGCTCGGTCAGATCGCCGACGAGCAGGTCGAGCCCGCGCTCGCGCTGCACCCCGACCTCGTCTCGCTCTCCGCGGGCGGCAACGACATCCTCCGGCCCGGCGCCGACCCCGACCGCCTCGCGGAGCGCCTCGACCAGATGGTCGCCCGGCTCTCCTCCGAGGGTGCGACCGTGGTGCTCTTCACCGGCACCGACGTGAAGTTCTCCCCCGTCTTCGGGCGGCTGCGCGGCAAGGTCGCGATCTACAACGAGGACATCCGTGCGGTCGCCGCCCGGCACGACTGCATCGTGGCCGACCAGTGGTCGCTCACCGAGATCCAGGACCCGCGCATGTGGGACGTCGATCGTCTGCACCTCGCGCCGCTCGGGCACCACACCGTCGCGCGCATGGTGCTGCAGGCGCTCGCCGTCGAGAACGATCTCGAGCCGCTGAAGCCCGAGCCGCTCCCGCCGCGCACCTGGAGCCAGGCGCGCGCGGGCGACATCGACTGGGCGCGCTCGTACTTCGTGCCGTGGGTGCTGCGGCGCCTGCGCCACCAGTCCTCGGGCGACGGGCGCACCGCCAAGCGGCCGGACGCGTCGCCGTTGTCGCGCGTGGACGCCGGCAGCTGA
- a CDS encoding D-alanyl-D-alanine carboxypeptidase family protein produces the protein MSRVRRVTLAGVAAALLVSAGVYVPVTLTADPPAAVAQVDAPQPVVNVPTPETWPGDGVSAVGAVGFDGVLATNEATPVSRPMASITKTVTALVVLRAKPLAPGEDGPQVTFTAEDEALRGEILKQDGIVEPAVPGTSLSQRDLLEGALLASANNYAAALGVWAYGSNDAFVAAANAWLADEGLTGTHVADAMGLSPETVSTTADLVRIGEMVLADPVLSGIVDQRSADVAGVGTVENRNLLAGVPGFRGIKTGTLEQAGKCLLWAVDTKVGDRDVTMVGVTLGAKDHVELARQVTALLPTVTANLHVVQVASSGEPFADYTTAWGATAQAVATEDESLLVWGDTPVTTTVEASGSGEAAAGTEVGAATVTAGQQTVRVPLALDRAIPGPDGWWRLGNPGALLG, from the coding sequence GTGAGCCGCGTCCGCCGCGTCACCCTCGCGGGCGTCGCCGCGGCGCTCCTCGTCTCGGCGGGGGTGTACGTGCCCGTCACGCTCACGGCGGATCCGCCCGCCGCGGTCGCGCAGGTCGACGCGCCGCAGCCGGTCGTCAACGTGCCGACGCCGGAGACCTGGCCGGGCGACGGCGTCTCGGCCGTCGGCGCCGTCGGCTTCGACGGCGTCCTCGCGACGAACGAGGCCACGCCCGTGTCCCGGCCGATGGCGAGCATCACCAAGACCGTGACCGCGCTCGTGGTGCTCCGCGCGAAGCCCCTCGCCCCCGGGGAGGACGGGCCGCAGGTCACCTTCACGGCCGAGGACGAGGCGCTCCGCGGCGAGATCCTCAAGCAGGACGGCATCGTCGAGCCCGCCGTGCCGGGCACGAGCCTGTCGCAGCGGGACCTCCTGGAGGGCGCCCTGCTCGCGAGCGCCAACAACTACGCGGCGGCGCTCGGGGTCTGGGCGTACGGCTCGAACGACGCCTTCGTCGCCGCCGCGAACGCCTGGCTCGCCGACGAGGGGCTCACGGGCACGCACGTCGCCGACGCGATGGGGCTCTCGCCGGAGACCGTGAGCACGACGGCCGACCTCGTCCGCATCGGCGAGATGGTGCTGGCCGATCCGGTGCTCTCGGGCATCGTCGACCAGCGCAGCGCCGACGTGGCGGGGGTGGGGACCGTGGAGAACCGCAACCTGCTGGCGGGCGTCCCCGGATTCCGCGGGATCAAGACCGGCACGCTGGAGCAGGCGGGCAAGTGCCTGCTCTGGGCGGTGGACACGAAGGTGGGCGACCGCGACGTGACCATGGTCGGCGTGACGCTCGGCGCGAAGGACCACGTCGAGCTCGCCCGGCAGGTGACCGCGCTGTTGCCGACGGTCACGGCGAACCTGCACGTGGTGCAGGTGGCGTCCTCGGGGGAGCCGTTCGCCGACTACACGACGGCCTGGGGTGCGACAGCGCAGGCCGTCGCCACCGAGGACGAGTCGCTCCTGGTGTGGGGCGACACGCCCGTGACGACGACCGTCGAGGCGTCCGGATCCGGGGAGGCCGCCGCCGGCACCGAGGTCGGCGCGGCGACCGTCACGGCGGGGCAGCAGACCGTTCGGGTGCCGCTGGCGCTCGACCGCGCGATCCCGGGACCCGACGGCTGGTGGCGCCTCGGCAACCCGGGCGCGCTGCTCGGCTGA
- a CDS encoding TrmH family RNA methyltransferase, with product MHIHRIEDLSSPGLEDYSRLTDVALRRVSEPAGGLYIAESTKVMGRALAAGHVPRSVLVQEQWLDDVAPLLEGFPDVPVFVGAAAVLEHLTGYNLHRGALAAMHRPPLPAVADVLRDARRVVVLEDIVDHTNVGAIFRAVAGIGADAVLITPRCADPLYRRSVRVSMGTVLQVPWTRLPEWSEAAPLLHEAGFHLAALALEDDAVTLDAFAADPPERIALVLGTEGDGLSRHALRHADSTVVIPMLHGVDSLNVAAASAVALYALRVPA from the coding sequence GTGCACATCCACCGCATCGAGGACCTCTCCTCCCCGGGCCTCGAGGACTACTCGCGCCTCACCGACGTGGCCCTCCGCCGGGTGAGCGAGCCCGCCGGCGGCCTCTACATCGCCGAGTCCACCAAGGTCATGGGCCGCGCGCTCGCCGCGGGGCACGTGCCGCGCTCGGTCCTCGTGCAGGAGCAGTGGCTCGACGACGTCGCCCCGCTCCTCGAGGGCTTCCCGGACGTCCCCGTGTTCGTGGGCGCGGCCGCCGTGCTCGAGCACCTCACCGGGTACAACCTGCACCGCGGGGCGCTCGCCGCGATGCACCGCCCGCCGCTGCCCGCGGTCGCCGACGTGCTGCGCGACGCGCGCCGGGTCGTCGTCCTGGAGGACATCGTCGACCACACGAACGTCGGGGCGATCTTCCGCGCGGTGGCGGGGATCGGCGCCGACGCCGTGCTCATCACCCCGCGCTGCGCGGATCCGCTCTACCGGCGGAGCGTGCGCGTCAGCATGGGCACCGTGCTGCAGGTGCCGTGGACCCGGCTGCCCGAGTGGTCGGAGGCCGCGCCGCTGCTGCACGAGGCCGGCTTCCACCTCGCGGCGCTCGCCCTGGAGGACGACGCCGTCACCCTCGACGCCTTCGCGGCGGATCCGCCCGAGCGGATCGCGCTCGTGCTCGGCACGGAAGGCGACGGCCTCAGCCGCCACGCGCTACGCCACGCCGACTCGACGGTCGTGATCCCCATGCTGCACGGCGTGGACTCGCTGAACGTGGCAGCGGCGAGCGCCGTCGCGCTCTACGCGCTGCGGGTCCCCGCGTGA
- a CDS encoding Sir2 family NAD-dependent protein deacetylase, with protein MSTALRDEPRPPAGSTIAAAVELMRGRRTAVLTGAGLSTDSGIPDYRGEGAPKRNPMTFQQFRSEGDDFRRRYWAGGHLGWKAFSSARPNDGHAALADLEAAGVVGGLVTQNVDGLHERAGSRRVVDLHGSLDRVLCLDCGQAYARSAIADRISAENPWLDLPDAVELNPDGDAQVHDVDRFRIPVCSVCGGMLKPDVVFFGELVPTERFREASAIVSDADVLLIAGSSLAVNSGIRLLEIARRSRMPIVILNRGTTKGDTRATVRLEGGTSEILRAIATELAS; from the coding sequence ATGAGCACCGCTCTCCGTGACGAACCCCGACCCCCCGCGGGGTCCACGATCGCCGCGGCGGTAGAGCTGATGCGCGGCCGCCGCACCGCCGTCCTCACGGGCGCCGGCCTCAGCACCGACTCGGGCATCCCCGACTACCGCGGCGAGGGCGCCCCGAAGCGGAACCCCATGACGTTCCAGCAGTTCCGCAGCGAAGGCGATGACTTCCGCCGCCGCTACTGGGCGGGCGGGCACCTCGGCTGGAAGGCCTTCAGCTCCGCGCGTCCGAACGACGGGCACGCGGCGCTCGCCGACCTCGAGGCGGCCGGCGTGGTGGGCGGCCTCGTGACCCAGAACGTCGACGGCCTGCACGAGCGCGCGGGATCCCGCCGCGTCGTGGACCTGCACGGCTCGCTCGACCGCGTCCTCTGCCTCGACTGCGGGCAGGCGTACGCGCGCTCGGCGATCGCGGACCGCATCAGCGCCGAGAACCCCTGGCTCGACCTGCCCGACGCGGTGGAGCTGAACCCCGACGGCGACGCCCAGGTGCACGACGTCGACCGGTTCCGCATCCCCGTCTGCAGCGTCTGCGGCGGCATGCTCAAGCCCGACGTGGTCTTCTTCGGGGAGCTCGTGCCCACCGAGCGCTTCCGCGAGGCGAGCGCCATCGTGTCCGACGCGGACGTGCTCCTCATCGCCGGGTCGTCCCTCGCGGTCAACTCCGGGATCCGCCTGCTCGAGATCGCCCGGAGGAGCCGCATGCCGATCGTGATCCTCAACCGCGGCACCACGAAGGGCGACACCCGCGCCACGGTGCGCCTCGAGGGCGGCACCAGCGAGATCCTCCGCGCCATCGCGACGGAGCTCGCGTCGTGA
- a CDS encoding histidine phosphatase family protein: MTRIVLVRHGRTAWNVERRVQGSSDIPLDDTGRAQAATAGALLAAAVAGGAGWDAVHASPLSRAFETASIIAEHLALGGAPTTGPLPEPALAERRYGLAEGLTHAEIEARFPDGDVPGRETVESVTERAGAALLRLAERHPGGSIIAVSHGGVIAALARSLDASLCTRPGPMIENGSAHTFGVVDGELSLLRFGGVADLGAIADLDPARRA, from the coding sequence GTGACGCGGATCGTGCTCGTGCGCCACGGCCGCACCGCGTGGAACGTGGAGCGGCGCGTGCAGGGATCCAGCGACATCCCGCTCGACGACACCGGCCGCGCTCAGGCGGCCACCGCGGGTGCGCTCCTCGCCGCGGCCGTCGCGGGCGGCGCGGGCTGGGACGCGGTGCACGCGAGCCCGCTCAGCCGCGCGTTCGAGACGGCGTCGATCATCGCGGAGCACCTCGCGCTCGGCGGCGCGCCCACGACGGGCCCTCTGCCGGAGCCGGCGCTGGCCGAGCGCCGCTACGGCCTCGCCGAGGGGCTCACGCACGCGGAGATCGAGGCGCGCTTCCCGGACGGCGACGTGCCCGGCCGCGAGACCGTCGAGTCCGTCACCGAGCGGGCGGGCGCGGCGCTCCTCCGGCTCGCGGAGCGGCACCCCGGCGGGTCGATCATCGCGGTCTCGCACGGCGGCGTCATCGCGGCGCTCGCGCGCAGCCTCGACGCGTCGCTCTGCACGCGCCCGGGGCCCATGATCGAGAACGGCTCGGCGCACACGTTCGGCGTGGTCGACGGCGAGCTGTCGCTGCTCCGCTTCGGCGGGGTGGCCGACCTCGGAGCCATCGCGGACCTCGATCCGGCGCGCCGGGCCTGA
- a CDS encoding glycosyltransferase family 4 protein, which yields MRLVFDCRYTRIGRHDGISRYGAELVARLGARFDVTMLISDHRQLALLPDLPWQLVSSPTGPREPWVARRVSRMRPDVVYSPMQTMGSRGRTYPLVLTLHDLIYYRHRRPPRDLPAPVRALWRAFHLAWWPQRLLLDRADAIVTVSETTRGLIRAHRLTTRPVVVVPNAAELVPAPDGRPDGPRDAPVERTLVYMGSYMPYKNVETLVRAADDLPDHELHLMSRVGQAERERLEAIADGARLVFRDGASDDEYASTLRRATALLTASRDEGFGIPVIEAMSVGLPVVVSDIPIFREIGGDAAVYVEPDDAEGFAAAVRALEDPDEWRRRSAACIARAAEYDWDRSAEALGDLLEQVARTGRRGA from the coding sequence ATGAGGCTCGTGTTCGACTGCAGGTACACGCGCATCGGCCGGCATGATGGGATCAGCCGCTACGGCGCCGAGCTCGTCGCGCGGCTGGGCGCGCGCTTCGACGTGACCATGCTCATCAGCGACCACCGCCAGCTCGCGCTCCTGCCCGACCTGCCGTGGCAGCTGGTCAGCTCGCCGACCGGGCCGCGCGAGCCGTGGGTCGCCCGACGCGTGTCGCGCATGCGGCCCGACGTGGTCTACAGCCCCATGCAGACGATGGGATCCCGCGGACGCACCTACCCGCTCGTGCTCACGCTGCACGACCTCATCTACTACCGCCACCGGCGTCCGCCGCGCGACCTGCCCGCGCCCGTGCGCGCGCTGTGGAGGGCCTTCCACCTCGCGTGGTGGCCGCAGCGGCTGCTGCTCGACCGGGCCGACGCGATCGTGACCGTGAGCGAGACGACGCGCGGGCTCATCCGCGCGCACCGGCTCACCACGCGGCCCGTGGTCGTCGTGCCGAACGCGGCCGAGCTCGTGCCCGCGCCCGACGGCCGCCCGGACGGGCCGCGCGACGCACCCGTCGAGCGCACGCTCGTCTACATGGGCTCGTACATGCCCTACAAGAACGTCGAGACGCTCGTGCGCGCGGCCGACGACCTGCCCGACCACGAGCTGCACCTCATGAGCCGCGTCGGCCAGGCGGAGCGCGAGCGGCTGGAGGCGATCGCCGACGGCGCGCGGCTCGTCTTCCGCGACGGCGCGAGCGACGACGAGTACGCGTCGACGCTGCGGCGCGCGACGGCCCTCCTCACCGCGTCGCGGGACGAGGGCTTCGGCATCCCGGTCATCGAGGCCATGAGCGTCGGCCTGCCGGTGGTCGTCAGCGACATCCCGATCTTCCGCGAGATCGGCGGCGACGCGGCCGTGTACGTGGAGCCGGACGACGCGGAGGGGTTCGCGGCTGCCGTGCGCGCGCTGGAGGACCCGGACGAGTGGAGGCGCCGGTCGGCGGCGTGCATCGCGCGGGCCGCCGAGTACGACTGGGACCGGTCCGCAGAGGCGCTCGGCGACCTCCTCGAGCAGGTCGCACGCACGGGGCGCCGCGGGGCCTGA
- a CDS encoding alpha/beta fold hydrolase, giving the protein MTVPSPYAAQLDRIPVVRRTFDLLGSRTAWWEYGPADAPQTLVVVHGFRGDHHGLEPVVAQLPDVRILSPDLPGFGDSTPLVDARHDIPGYAAWLRAFVDATGTCDATVLGHSFGSIVVSAALADGLPSPRAVLVNPIAAPALEGPRGILTRLAVLYYRAAAVLPERAGFGLLRNRAIVRVMSEAMAKTRDRSLRRWINDQHDRFFSAFSDRRVVLEAFRASVSSDASTYAPRVAVPVLLVAAERDDITPVAAQHRLQRLFADARLEVIPRVGHLIHYERPREAAGSIRAFLDEGSAS; this is encoded by the coding sequence ATGACCGTCCCCTCGCCCTACGCAGCCCAGCTCGACCGCATCCCCGTGGTCCGCCGCACCTTCGACCTCCTCGGGAGCCGCACCGCCTGGTGGGAGTACGGGCCAGCCGATGCCCCGCAGACGCTCGTCGTCGTGCACGGGTTCCGCGGGGACCACCACGGGCTGGAGCCGGTCGTCGCGCAGCTGCCGGACGTGCGGATCCTCTCGCCCGACCTGCCCGGCTTCGGCGACTCGACGCCGCTCGTCGACGCACGGCATGACATCCCCGGCTACGCCGCATGGCTGCGCGCGTTCGTCGACGCCACCGGCACGTGCGACGCCACCGTGCTCGGGCACTCGTTCGGGTCCATCGTCGTCTCGGCCGCGCTGGCTGACGGCCTGCCGAGCCCGCGCGCGGTCCTGGTCAACCCGATCGCCGCGCCCGCGCTCGAGGGGCCGCGCGGGATCCTCACCCGGCTCGCCGTGCTCTACTACCGCGCCGCCGCCGTGCTGCCCGAGCGCGCGGGCTTCGGCCTGCTGCGCAACCGGGCCATCGTGCGCGTGATGAGCGAGGCCATGGCGAAGACGCGCGACCGCTCGCTCCGCCGGTGGATCAACGACCAGCACGACCGCTTCTTCAGCGCGTTCAGCGACCGCCGCGTCGTGCTCGAGGCGTTCCGCGCGTCCGTGTCGTCGGACGCGAGCACCTACGCGCCCCGCGTCGCCGTTCCCGTGCTGCTGGTGGCCGCCGAGCGCGACGACATCACGCCCGTGGCAGCGCAGCACCGGCTGCAGCGCCTCTTCGCCGACGCCCGGCTCGAGGTGATCCCGCGCGTCGGGCACCTCATCCACTACGAGAGGCCCCGGGAGGCGGCCGGCTCCATCCGCGCGTTCCTGGACGAGGGGAGCGCATCATGA
- the treS gene encoding maltose alpha-D-glucosyltransferase, with amino-acid sequence MRRTVSFTAPITLPGLTLDKQWYKRSVFYEVMIRSFVDSNGDGTGDIQGLISKLDYLQWLGIDGLWIPPFFQSPLRDGGYDISDYMSVLPEFGTLDDFKELVTKSHERNMRIVIDLVMNHTSDQHEWFQQSRSDPDGPYGDFYVWSDTDEKYEDIRVIFVDTEESNWTFDPVRRQFFFHRFFSHQPDLNFDNPKVHEAIYGVIRHWLDMGVDGLRLDAIPYLYETEEGNGEGEPATHEFLKRLRAMVDEEYPGRILIAEANQWPREVSAFLGTEEEPECHMAFDFPIMPRIFYSLRSQTADELKRIMSETFEIPEAAAWGVFLRNHDELTLEMVSEEYRQAMYGWYAYDPRMRVNIGIRRRLAPLLDNSRAELELVHALLFSLPGSPFLYYGDEIGMGDNIWLPDRDASRTPMQWTPDRNAGFSTADPGKLYLPVVQSLVYNYAQINVESQLAQSRSLLHWVRNVIHVRKAHPVFGQGTIRVLPTDHESVLAFVRSYEGSGTHFGDRAEDVLCVFSFAHNPVSVTIDASDFAGSQLYDLFGGGVFPTVGDDGRLTLTLATQSFYWLHMGAPAIGGRP; translated from the coding sequence ATGAGGAGAACCGTGAGCTTCACCGCCCCCATCACCCTGCCCGGACTCACCCTCGACAAGCAGTGGTACAAGCGCTCGGTCTTCTACGAGGTGATGATCCGCTCGTTCGTCGACTCGAACGGCGACGGCACCGGCGACATCCAGGGCCTCATCTCCAAGCTCGACTACCTGCAGTGGCTCGGCATCGACGGCCTGTGGATCCCCCCGTTCTTCCAGTCGCCGCTCCGCGACGGCGGCTACGACATCAGCGACTACATGTCGGTGCTCCCCGAGTTCGGCACGCTCGACGACTTCAAGGAGCTCGTCACCAAGTCGCACGAGCGCAACATGCGCATCGTCATCGACCTCGTGATGAACCACACCTCCGACCAGCACGAGTGGTTCCAGCAGTCCCGGTCCGACCCCGATGGCCCCTACGGCGACTTCTACGTCTGGAGCGACACGGACGAGAAGTACGAGGACATCCGCGTCATCTTCGTCGACACCGAGGAGTCCAACTGGACCTTCGACCCGGTGCGCCGCCAGTTCTTCTTCCACCGCTTCTTCTCGCACCAGCCCGACCTCAACTTCGACAACCCGAAGGTGCACGAGGCCATCTACGGCGTCATCCGCCACTGGCTCGACATGGGCGTCGACGGCCTCCGCCTCGACGCGATCCCCTACCTCTACGAGACCGAGGAGGGCAACGGCGAGGGCGAGCCCGCCACGCACGAGTTCCTCAAGCGCCTCCGCGCCATGGTCGACGAGGAGTACCCGGGCCGGATCCTCATCGCCGAGGCGAACCAGTGGCCCCGCGAGGTCTCCGCGTTCCTCGGCACCGAGGAGGAGCCCGAGTGCCACATGGCGTTCGACTTCCCGATCATGCCCCGCATCTTCTACTCCCTCCGCTCGCAGACCGCGGACGAGCTGAAGCGGATCATGAGCGAGACGTTCGAGATCCCCGAGGCGGCCGCGTGGGGCGTCTTCCTCCGGAACCACGACGAGCTCACGCTCGAGATGGTGAGCGAGGAGTACCGCCAGGCCATGTACGGCTGGTACGCGTACGACCCGCGCATGCGCGTCAACATCGGCATCCGCCGCCGCCTGGCGCCTCTCCTCGACAACTCGCGCGCCGAGCTCGAGCTCGTGCACGCGCTCCTCTTCTCCCTGCCCGGCAGCCCGTTCCTCTACTACGGCGACGAGATCGGCATGGGCGACAACATCTGGCTGCCGGACCGCGACGCCTCGCGCACGCCCATGCAGTGGACCCCCGACCGCAACGCCGGCTTCTCCACCGCGGACCCGGGCAAGCTCTACCTGCCCGTCGTGCAGTCGCTCGTCTACAACTACGCGCAGATCAACGTGGAGTCGCAGCTGGCGCAGTCGCGCTCCCTCCTGCACTGGGTCCGCAACGTGATCCACGTCCGCAAGGCCCACCCGGTCTTCGGCCAGGGCACGATCCGCGTGCTCCCGACCGACCACGAGAGCGTCCTCGCGTTCGTCCGCTCCTACGAGGGCAGCGGCACGCACTTCGGCGACCGCGCGGAGGACGTGCTCTGCGTCTTCTCGTTCGCCCACAACCCCGTCTCGGTCACGATCGACGCGTCCGACTTCGCGGGATCCCAGCTCTACGACCTCTTCGGCGGCGGCGTCTTCCCGACGGTCGGCGACGACGGCCGGCTCACGCTGACGCTCGCGACGCAGAGCTTCTACTGGCTGCACATGGGTGCGCCCGCCATCGGCGGTCGCCCGTAG
- a CDS encoding 3'-5' exonuclease produces the protein MTSRWHDTLASFDLETTGVDVETARIVTACIVVLDAQGEVLERHDWLADPGVEIPAGAAAIHGVTTERARAEGRDAAVVVLEIVTTIREMFARGLALVVYNAPYDLTLLNREAVRHGVEPLRDTGPVIDPLVIDKAVDTYRRGKRTLSVAAEHYGVRLDDAHDAGADAIAAGRVAQAIVGRYADQLDIPVLDLHDRQVDWSRVQAESFQDYMRRTRDPAFTTSGAWPERHAGS, from the coding sequence ATGACCTCCCGCTGGCACGACACCCTGGCCTCGTTCGACCTCGAGACGACGGGGGTGGACGTCGAGACCGCGCGCATCGTCACGGCGTGCATCGTCGTCCTCGACGCGCAGGGCGAGGTCCTCGAGCGGCACGACTGGCTCGCGGATCCCGGCGTCGAGATCCCCGCGGGCGCGGCCGCCATCCACGGCGTCACCACGGAGCGGGCCCGCGCCGAGGGGCGCGACGCCGCGGTGGTCGTCCTCGAGATCGTCACCACCATCCGCGAGATGTTCGCCCGCGGCCTCGCGCTCGTCGTCTACAACGCGCCCTACGACCTCACGCTCCTCAACCGGGAGGCCGTGCGGCACGGGGTCGAGCCGCTGCGCGACACCGGCCCCGTCATCGACCCGCTCGTCATCGACAAGGCCGTGGACACCTACCGCCGCGGCAAGCGCACGCTGTCCGTCGCCGCGGAGCACTACGGCGTCCGGCTCGACGACGCGCACGACGCGGGAGCGGACGCCATCGCCGCCGGTCGGGTCGCCCAGGCCATCGTCGGCCGCTACGCCGATCAGCTCGACATCCCCGTGCTGGACCTGCACGACCGCCAGGTCGACTGGTCGCGCGTGCAGGCGGAGAGCTTCCAGGACTACATGCGGCGCACGCGCGATCCCGCGTTCACGACGTCCGGTGCGTGGCCCGAGCGGCACGCCGGGTCCTGA
- a CDS encoding type B 50S ribosomal protein L31 gives MKTDIHPQYAPVVFRDLASGETFLTRSTVGSSKTIEWEDGNTYPVIDVEISSASHPFYTGKQRIMDSAGRVEKFNSRYAGFGTKK, from the coding sequence ATGAAGACCGACATCCACCCCCAGTACGCCCCCGTCGTCTTCCGCGACCTCGCCTCGGGCGAGACGTTCCTCACGCGCTCCACCGTGGGCAGCTCGAAGACCATCGAGTGGGAGGACGGAAACACGTACCCCGTCATCGACGTCGAGATCTCGAGCGCCTCGCACCCGTTCTACACGGGCAAGCAGCGCATCATGGACTCCGCCGGACGCGTCGAGAAGTTCAACTCGCGCTACGCGGGCTTTGGCACGAAGAAGTAG